Proteins encoded by one window of Channa argus isolate prfri chromosome 13, Channa argus male v1.0, whole genome shotgun sequence:
- the tegt gene encoding probable Bax inhibitor 1: MNMFDRNINIDALLKFSQISHSTQVHLKNVYSSLAVCMFVAAAGSYVHVVTRLFQGGLLSVLASLGMMFWLAMTPHSPETEKKRLAILAGFAFLTGVGLGPTLDFVIAVNPSIIVTAFMGTSMIFICFTLSALYAKRRSYLFLGGILMSGLSLLFLMSVMNMFFGSLMLFKAHMYLGLILMCGFVLFDTQLIIEKAENGDKDYVWHCVDLFLDFITIFRKLMVILALNDKDKKKEKK, encoded by the exons ATGAACATGTTTGACCGCAACATCAACATAGACGCTCTCTTAAAATTTTCCCAAAT atcTCATTCCACCCAGGTGCATTTGAAGAATGTGTACTCCAGCTTGgcagtttgtatgtttgtggCTGCAGCTGGCTCCTATGTCCATGTCGTCACACGCCTCTTTCAG GGAGGTTTGCTGTCTGTGCTCGCCTCCCTGGGGATGATGTTCTGGCTGGCCATGACACCACACAGCCCTGAAACGGAGAAGAAGAGACTGGCTATTCTCGCAGGATTTGCCTTCCTCACAG GCGTTGGCCTTGGACCCACACTGGACTTTGTCATCGCTGTAAATCCAAG CATTATTGTCACAGCTTTCATGGGAACTTCCATGATTTTCATTTGCTTCACACTGAGCGCCCTCTATGCCAAACGCAGAAGCTACCTGTTTCTTGGAG GGATTCTAATGTCAGGCCTTTCCCTCTTGTTTCTGATGTCTGTGATGAACATGTTCTTTGGATCTCTGATGCTTTTCAAg GCACACATGTACCTGGGGCTGATCCTCATGTGTGGGTTCGTCCTGTTCGACACTCAACTCATCATAGAGAAAGCCGAGAATGGTGACAAGGACTATGTCTG gcaCTGTGTGGACTTGTTCCTTGACTTCATCACCATTTTCAGGAAACTGATGGTCATCCTGGCCTTGAATGATAAG gacaagaagaaggaaaagaagtaa